In Stigmatopora argus isolate UIUO_Sarg chromosome 17, RoL_Sarg_1.0, whole genome shotgun sequence, the following are encoded in one genomic region:
- the phex gene encoding phosphate-regulating neutral endopeptidase PHEX, which translates to MEAERLSVGRGLEPERARGRRYGTALIACACLCAVLLLALIVVSQKSPQQEFCLTPECIEAAGAILSKMDKSVDPCEDFYTFSCGGWLENNPIPEDSSSYGIYPWLRQQVDLRLKELLEMPSEAGELEAVTKAKTLYRSCMNESLLEEADAQPVLGTLRQVDFRWPVLGDGLGGAFRWAEADWNLPRTLASLRNQHGKSVLVRVYVAPDDKNSSRYIIKLDQASLSLPSREDYITNTSAAKMYRAALLSLMVDTAVMLGAPQKAARVQMEKALDFETKLAHIIIPYENRTSENMYNRYTLSRLQRQIPQLDWLFLVKSVVESESDPSLAVSSSEAVVVRAPQYFRDLVKLLNATEPRTVANYVQWRTVFSKLTTLSRRFLYRYLDYARVTSGTTSLSPRWDKCINYIEYTLIYATGRLFVDTYFQEDKKDMMNEVIDGVRRAFVDALEENDWMDAATKARAVEKANAVLAKVGYPEFIRNDTYVNEDLKELEFDENDYYGNVLQTLKFVAQSDMAWLRKKVPRTEWFTNPTTVNAFYSSSTNQIRFPAGELQKPFFWGKEYPRSLSYGAIGVIVGHELTHGFDNNGRKYDKDGNLDQWWSNSSVTAFTDKTQCMVDQYNQYFCAKAGLNVRGKRTLAENIADNGGMRQAFRAYRRWIAESRGGVEEPLLPGVGLDNKQLFFLSYSHVRCNAFRAEAARDQIQSGAHSPPKYRVIGAMSNFPEFSEAFQCSTSSVMNRGRQSCRVW; encoded by the exons ATGGAAGCGGAGCGGCTGAGCGTCGGCCGAGGGCTCGAACCCGAGCGGGCCCGCGGGCGGCGCTACGGGACGGCCTTGATCGCCTGCGCGTGCCTCTGCGCCGTTCTCCTCCTGGCGCTCATCGTGG TTTCCCAAAAAAGTCCCCAACAGGAATTCTGCCTGACTCCAGAGTGCATCGAAGCAG CCGGAGCCATTCTGAGCAAAATGGACAAGTCGGTGGACCCTTGCGAGGACTTTTACACCTTCTCCTGCGGCGGCTGGCTGGAGAACAACCCCATTCCCGAAGACTCGTCATCGTACGGCATCTACCCGTGGCTTCGGCAGCAGGTGGACTTGCGCCTCAAag AGTTACTGGAAATGCCGTCTGAAGCTGGCGAGCTGGAGGCCGTGACCAAAGCCAAGACGCTCTACCGGTCCTGCATGAACGAGA GCTTGCTGGAGGAGGCGGACGCCCAGCCGGTCCTCGGGACGCTCCGGCAAGTCGACTTCCGCTGGCCCGTCCTGGGCGACGGCCTGGGCGGAGCCTTCCGCTGGGCCGAGGCCGACTGGAACCTTCCGCGCACGCTGGCGAGCCTGCGCAACCAGCACGGCAAGAGCGTCCTGGTCCGCGTTTATGTGGCTCCCGACGACAAGAACTCGTCCAGATACATCATCAAG cTGGATCAGGCGTCTTTATCGCTGCCCTCCAGAGAAGACTACATCACCAACACCTCTGCAGCAAAGATG TACCGCGCGGCTTTACTGAGTTTGATGGTGGACACGGCCGTCATGCTAGGCGCTCCCCAGAAAGCGGCACGAGTCCAGATGGAGAAAGCGCTGGACTTTGAGACCAAGCTGGCTCAC ATAATAATTCCTTACGAGAACCGCACGAGCGAAAACATGTACAACAGATACACGCTGTCAAGACTGCAACGCCAGATTCCGCAG ttGGACTGGTTGTTTTTAGTGAAATCGGTGGTGGAGTCGGAGAGCGATCCGTCCCTGGCCGTCTCCTCGTCGGAAGCCGTGGTGGTTCGAGCGCCGCAGTACTTCCGAGACCTGGTCAAGCTTCTCAACGCCACAGAGCCCAG GACGGTGGCCAACTACGTCCAGTGGAGGACGGTTTTCTCCAAGCTGACCACTCTCAGCCGCCGCTTCCTCTACCGATACCTGGACTACGCCAGG GTCACCTCGGGGACCACATCTTTGTCGCCGCGCTGGGACAAGTGCATCAACTACATCGAGTACACGCTGATCTACGCCACGGGGCGACTCTTCGTCGACACCTACTTCCAGGAGGACAAGAAAGACATG ATGAACGAAGTGATCGACGGCGTCCGCCGGGCTTTCGTGGACGCGCTGGAGGAGAATGACTGGATGGACGCGGCCACCAAAGCGAGAGCCGTGGAAAAG GCGAACGCCGTTTTGGCCAAAGTGGGCTACCCCGAGTTCATCCGGAACGACACTTACGTCAACGAGGACTTGAAGGAG CTGGAATTCGACGAGAACGACTACTATGGCAACGTGCTGCAGACGTTGAAATTCGTCGCTCAGTCGGACATGGCTTGGCTTCGAAAGAAGGTCCCCCGCACAGA GTGGTTCACCAATCCAACCACAGTCAACGCCTTCTACAGCTCGTCCACCAATCAAATCA GATTTCCCGCCGGCGAGCTTCAAAAACCCTTTTTCTGGGGGAAAGAGTACCCCAG GTCGTTGAGTTACGGCGCCATCGGCGTGATCGTCGGACACGAGCTGACGCACGGATTCGACAACAacg GGCGCAAGTACGACAAGGACGGCAACCTGGACCAGTGGTGGAGCAACTCGTCGGTGACGGCCTTCACGGATAAGACGCAGTGCATGGTGGACCAATACAACCAGTACTTCTGTGCGAAGGCGGGCTTGAAC GTTCGTGGCAAGCGGACGCTAGCTGAGAACATCGCGGACAACGGCGGAATGAGACAAGCGTTCAGG gcgTACCGACGTTGGATCGCCGAGAGCCGCGGCGGCGTGGAAGAGCCCCTCCTGCCCGGCGTGGGATTGGACAACAAGCAGCTCTTCTTCCTCAGCTACTCGCAC GTCCGCTGCAACGCCTTCCGAGCGGAGGCGGCCAGGGACCAGATTCAATCTGGCGCGCACAGCCCGCCCAAATACAG GGTCATCGGAGCCATGAGCAACTTCCCCGAGTTCAGCGAGGCCTTCCAGTGCTCCACGTCGTCCGTCATGAACAGAGGTCGGCAGTCCTGCCGGGTGTGGTGA
- the mbtps2 gene encoding membrane-bound transcription factor site-2 protease — protein MIPVPLLVCVLAGWCAVYLADTLLKSSSTHRIGYDSWLARRGLMLAPFHIRWQTTIFNRLFAYCARIHPRALYIWFNSGLVFGVAAMLASVALLVKTLQQTLAQMTSDNPRIGAQQGLQVVVPGVNLPTSHLGYFFLALLLSGIVHELGHAVAAIREQVRVNGFGMFVFVVYPGAFVDLFTTHLNIVSPVQQLRIFCAGVWHNFVLCLLALAFLFLLPLALFPLYSTGAGALVTEVAPGSAADGPRGLSAGHLVTALEECPVAGVDDWDRCLARLSRAPQTGYCVQADGMQPSWAHGRAFKRLDGTLDCCSNNSLTDLCFSYVKPRSAEKEYACMPVRKMVTGTRACRGDGDCHAGGICVTPSLQNQTRFIRVAHPPAAHMLFVGYPPHLQHAVSLTNFVPRFAFLHLDFPVFLETFCKYVFSLSGALAVVNSVPCFALDGQWMLNALLEATLAGAVPERQKRELVAFFLLLAGSALLAANVALGLWMVTAR, from the exons ATGATTCCCGTACCCCTGTTGGTGTGCGTGCTGGCCGGCTGGTGCGCCGTGTACCTCGCGGACACGCTGCTCAAG TCGTCGTCAACGCATCGGATCGGCTACGACTCGTGGCTGGCCCGACGGGGTTTGATGCTGGCCCCGTTCCACATCCGGTGGCAGACCACCATTTTCAACCGGCTCTTTGCGTACTGCGCCCGCATTCACCCGCGAGCGCTATACATCTG GTTTAACAGCGGGCTGGTGTTCGGcgtggcggccatgttggcgTCGGTGGCGCTCCTGGTCAAGACGCTGCAGCAGACCCTCGCTCAGATGACCAGCGACAATCCGCGCATCGGAGCCCAACAGGGCTTACAGGTGGTG gtTCCTGGTGTCAACTTGCCAACAAGTCATCTTGGCTACTTCTTCCTCGCTCTCCTGCTCAGCGGCATCGTACACGAGCTGGGCCACGCCGTAGCGGCTATCAG GGAGCAAGTCCGCGTGAACGGCTTCGGCATGTTCGTGTTCGTGGTGTACCCCGGCGCCTTCGTGGATCTCTTCACCACGCACCTGAACATCGTGTCGCCCGTCCAGCAGCTGCGCATTTTCTGCGCCG GCGTGTGGCACAATTTCGTGCTGTGCCTCTTGGCGTTGGCCTTTCTCTTCCTGTTGCCGCTCGCCCTCTTTCCGCTCTACTCCACCGGAGCGGGGGCGCTGGTCACCGAAGTGGCGCCCGGGTCGGCGGCCGACGGGCCCAGGGGGCTGTCGGCGGGCCACCTGGTCACGGCGTTGGAGGAGTGTCCCGTGGCCGGCGTGGACGACTGGGACCGCTGCCTGGCGCGTTTATCCCGGGCGCCGCAGACGGGTTACTGCGTGCAGGCCGATGGGATGCAGCCCAGTTGGGCCCACGGACGAG CATTCAAGCGTTTGGACGGGACCTTGGACTGCTGTAGCAACAACAGCCTGACCGACCTCTGCTTCTCTTACGTCAAACCTCGCAGTGCCGAAAAAGAG TACGCGTGCATGCCGGTGCGCAAAATGGTGACGGGCACGCGGGCGTGCCGAGGCGACGGCGATTGCCACGCCGGCGGCATCTGCGTGACGCCCTCGCTGCAGAACCAGACTCGCTTCATCCGGGTGGCGCACCCGCCCGCCGCCCACATGCTCTTCGTGGGTTACCCGCCGCATCTCCAGCACGCCG TGAGTCTGACCAACTTTGTGCCTCGCTTTGCTTTTCTCCACTTGGACTTCCCCGTTTTCCTGGAGACTTTCTGCAA GTACGTCTTTTCCCTCTCCGGCGCCCTGGCGGTGGTCAACTCGGTCCCCTGCTTCGCGCTGGACGGCCAATGGATGCTGAACGCCCTGCTGGAGGCCACCTTGGCCGGCGCCGTGCCCGAGCGGCAGAAGCGCGAGCTGGTCGCCTTCTTCCTGCTGTTGGCCGGCAGCGCTTTGCTAGCCGCTAACGTGGCCCTGGGCCTGTGGATGGTGACGGCGCGCTAA
- the smpx gene encoding small muscular protein, with translation MRGILPLLQSRRAERPARSFVRGRNGKLSDSRVGRTSNFRVVSRSTTAKMSKPSSNVKALQANLNIPMGAMRPGAGHPVRRREETGEAHEAPSPTERGSDGDGDGAAAAQSPQEEKKTLPGAVKLPGPAVNLSELQNVKSELRWVTKE, from the exons ATGAGAGGAATCTTGCCGCTGCTTCAAAGCAGGAGGGCAGAGAGACCAgctcgttcgttcgttcgtggCAGAAATGGGAAGCTAAGTGACAGTCGAGTCGGCCGTACGTCAAACTTTCGCGTCGTCAGCAG GTCAACAACGGCCAAAATGTCCAAACCGTCGTCCAACGTCAAGGCcctgcag GCTAATCTCAACATCCCGATGGGAGCTATGCGTCCGGGGGCGGGACATCCTGTGAGGAGGAGAGAAGAAACGGGAGAGGCGCATGAG GCCCCCTCGCCGACGGAAcgggggagcgacggcgatggcgacggcgccgccgccgcgcagTCGCCGCAGGAGGAGAAAAAGACGTTGCCGGGCGCCGTTAAGCTGCCCGGACCGGCCGTCAACCTCTCGGAGCTGCAGAACGTCAAGAGCGAGCTGAGATGGGTCACCAAGGAGTAA
- the klhl34 gene encoding kelch-like protein 34 → MESYSVLYSASQRTELLARFQRLRLAGRMCDVVLETKGVSFPCHRALLASSSDYFWALFGEAAAERLAPRVRLPALTPVGLDVILDFLYSGWLKVSAETLPEVLEAARYLQVEAAVSICERYMTDELGAGNCCSYANLAERHALPEALEAAQETVAWEMATLLRERRDHLLSLNLPSMMAVLEAEEIPAVKEAELLKLALEWLSENGPLPLLQSNLLLSRLRFGLVAPGDLVPLSHAHTATGTPLIRSQVTRALEYHGAGSAKPIRQSKQSTLRAADRVLLVGGGSNPDCPERQVLAFHLKSRTFATLTSCLPLGLRNHCVCSLGGFLFVVGGELVSEDGGKAVSVEISNQAWRYDPRFECWLQVESMLQRRTKFTCCVSDGAIYAIGGRRAPPHGGAPTTLASVEFYDSEAGSWRRGAPMPGPLYGHASAGLEGNVYVSGGLSDDPGTVPIPGQTQSRREVLCWDRKAKLWRKVAAMSIGRFGHRMASARGYLYALLGMYEAFADIERYDPLADHWTTLRPPLVASFGYGTAATPTGSVLVFGGTKWSDGQQVVLKSVLEYEPKKDQWREICRLPRPLTDTECALLPVPD, encoded by the coding sequence ATGGAGAGCTACTCCGTCCTGTATAGCGCGTCCCAGCGGACGGAGCTGCTAGCTCGATTCCAGCGCCTGCGTTTGGCCGGGAGGATGTGCGACGTGGTGCTGGAGACAAAGGGCGTCTCCTTCCCCTGCCACCGGGCGCTCCTGGCCAGCTCCAGCGATTATTTTTGGGCTCTATTCGGGGAGGCCGCGGCCGAGAGATTAGCGCCGCGCGTCCGGCTACCGGCGCTAACGCCCGTGGGCTTGGATGTCATTTTGGACTTCCTATACTCGGGCTGGTTGAAGGTGTCGGCGGAGACGCTCCCGGAGGTTCTGGAGGCGGCCAGGTACCTCCAAGTGGAGGCGGCGGTTTCCATTTGCGAACGGTACATGACGGACGAGCTGGGCGCGGGGAATTGCTGCAGCTACGCTAATTTAGCGGAGCGCCACGCGCTTCCGGAGGCGTTGGAAGCGGCCCAGGAGACCGTCGCCTGGGAGATGGCGACTCTGTTGCGTGAAAGACGGGACCATCTACTGAGTTTGAACCTCCCATCGATGATGGCGGTGTTGGAAGCCGAAGAAATTCCGGCCGTCAAGGAGGCGGAGCTGCTCAAGCTGGCTCTTGAATGGTTAAGTGAGAACGGACCCCTCCCATTGCTTCAGTCCAATCTCCTGCTAAGCCGCCTGCGCTTCGGACTGGTCGCTCCGGGTGATCTCGTGCCTCTAAGCCACGCCCACACGGCCACGGGGACGCCTCTGATCAGGAGCCAGGTGACCAGGGCGCTGGAGTACCACGGAGCGGGCTCGGCAAAGCCCATCAGGCAGAGCAAACAGTCCACGCTCCGGGCGGCCGATCGAGTGCTACTTGTCGGCGGGGGTTCGAACCCGGATTGTCCCGAGCGGCAGGTGTTGGCATTTCATCTGAAGAGTAGGACCTTCGCCACCCTGACTTCCTGCCTGCCCTTGGGATTGCGGAACCACTGCGTGTGCTCCTTGGGGGGCTTCCTCTTCGTGGTGGGCGGAGAGTTGGTGAGCGAAGATGGCGGTAAAGCGGTTTCCGTCGAAATCTCCAACCAAGCGTGGCGCTACGACCCCCGTTTCGAGTGCTGGCTACAAGTGGAGTCCATGCTGCAGAGGAGGACCAAGTTCACTTGCTGCGTCAGCGATGGCGCCATCTACGCCATCGGAGGTCGACGCGCACCTCCCCACGGGGGGGCGCCGACCACGCTGGCTTCCGTGGAGTTTTACGACTCGGAGGCCGGCTCGTGGAGGAGGGGGGCACCCATGCCGGGACCCCTCTACGGGCACGCCAGCGCCGGGCTCGAGGGGAACGTCTACGTGTCGGGAGGTCTCTCGGACGATCCCGGGACCGTCCCGATCCCGGGACAGACCCAGAGTCGAAGGGAAGTTCTGTGCTGGGACCGGAAGGCAAAACTCTGGAGGAAAGTGGCAGCCATGTCCATCGGGAGGTTCGGACACCGGATGGCTAGCGCCCGGGGCTACCTCTACGCCCTCTTGGGGATGTACGAGGCCTTCGCCGATATCGAGCGCTACGACCCGCTGGCGGATCACTGGACCACGCTGCGGCCCCCGCTCGTCGCATCGTTCGGCTACGGGACGGCGGCGACTCCGACGGGGAGCGTCCTGGTTTTTGGGGGGACAAAGTGGAGCGACGGCCAACAAGTGGTGCTAAAGAGCGTGCTGGAGTATGAACCCAAGAAAGACCAGTGGCGGGAAATCTGTCGCCTACCGAGACCCCTCACGGACACCGAGTGCGCCTTGCTGCCGGTGCCCGACTAA